In Pseudomonadota bacterium, the following are encoded in one genomic region:
- a CDS encoding ATP-binding protein: MSQEPTSSHALTDAELRQAIDGCDREPIHIPGTIQPHGYLIGVDAERTICFMSDNCAALFERPLTELVGLSAAGLVPAQDIDGLEQALAGTQALTTSYREIQLRDGHGGFPVLNEVVDAVSSQGYKRESVWAVRLALDEALVNAVKHGNKSNPDKLVHIDCRVDDQAMIIQIEDEGQGFVPDQLPD, translated from the coding sequence GTGAGCCAAGAGCCTACCTCCAGCCACGCCCTGACCGACGCGGAGCTTCGCCAGGCCATCGACGGCTGCGACCGCGAGCCGATCCACATCCCTGGCACCATCCAACCCCACGGCTACCTCATCGGGGTGGATGCAGAGCGCACGATTTGCTTCATGAGCGACAACTGCGCAGCGCTCTTCGAGCGCCCCCTGACGGAACTTGTCGGCCTATCGGCGGCCGGCCTAGTACCCGCGCAGGACATCGACGGACTCGAGCAAGCACTCGCAGGCACCCAGGCGCTCACCACCAGCTACCGCGAGATCCAACTCAGAGACGGTCACGGCGGATTCCCCGTTCTCAATGAGGTTGTCGATGCGGTGTCGTCACAGGGCTACAAGCGAGAATCCGTTTGGGCGGTCCGTCTCGCCCTCGACGAAGCGCTGGTCAATGCCGTCAAGCACGGCAACAAAAGCAACCCGGACAAATTAGTCCATATCGATTGCCGTGTCGATGATCAGGCGATGATCATCCAAATCGAAGACGAGGGCCAGGGTTTTGTGCCTGACCAATTACCCGACC
- a CDS encoding carbohydrate kinase, whose protein sequence is MSIAIVGEALIDFIAADADTYRPHLGGSPFNVAIGLARQGMDVSYLSPLSNDRFGDQLLEALQREGVKAINPRRSPWPTSLALVTVAADGAPSYRLYREGIADKDTTFEGLRDLLPDALRVFHTGSLAITPSQLPKLRQLFAVLRERGALISIDINIRLGASVDTEAYLAGVRSLFSWCDVIKASDQDLEAMQLAATPREAAAKVHEEMADGGIVVLTEGSGGSLLIDAQGQLECPAYAVAQVEDTVGAGDTFHSAFLAGLVRADAIRNGKVHLAREALADLLDTACAAAAINVTRRGCSPPTAQEVARLRAQARPTRGSTAPQKN, encoded by the coding sequence ATGAGCATCGCCATCGTCGGCGAAGCGCTCATCGACTTCATCGCCGCAGACGCTGACACCTACCGCCCCCACCTCGGTGGCTCGCCCTTCAACGTCGCCATCGGCCTCGCGCGCCAGGGCATGGACGTGAGCTACCTCTCGCCCTTGTCCAACGATCGCTTCGGCGACCAGTTACTGGAGGCGCTGCAGCGGGAGGGCGTGAAGGCGATCAATCCGCGGCGCTCGCCCTGGCCTACCTCCCTGGCCCTGGTCACCGTGGCGGCGGATGGCGCTCCCAGCTATCGCCTCTACCGCGAAGGCATCGCCGACAAGGACACCACCTTCGAGGGGTTGCGCGATCTGCTCCCCGACGCCCTGCGCGTGTTTCACACCGGCTCCCTCGCCATCACGCCGAGCCAGCTACCCAAGCTAAGGCAGCTGTTCGCTGTGCTTCGCGAGCGGGGCGCGCTAATCAGCATCGACATCAACATTCGCCTCGGCGCCAGCGTCGACACTGAGGCCTACCTCGCCGGGGTGCGTTCCTTGTTCTCGTGGTGCGATGTGATCAAGGCGAGCGACCAAGACCTCGAGGCGATGCAACTCGCCGCCACACCGCGCGAGGCCGCCGCAAAGGTACACGAGGAGATGGCGGACGGCGGCATCGTCGTGCTCACCGAGGGCTCCGGCGGAAGTCTCCTGATCGACGCTCAGGGACAGCTCGAATGCCCGGCCTACGCGGTGGCCCAGGTCGAGGATACGGTGGGCGCCGGCGACACCTTCCACTCGGCGTTTCTCGCCGGGCTGGTGCGCGCCGACGCGATCAGGAACGGCAAGGTGCACCTGGCGCGTGAGGCCCTCGCCGACCTGCTGGACACCGCCTGTGCGGCGGCCGCGATCAACGTTACCCGACGAGGGTGTTCACCCCCTACGGCGCAAGAGGTTGCTCGCTTGCGCGCGCAGGCGCGCCCCACCCGGGGCTCAACCGCACCACAAAAGAACTGA
- a CDS encoding Gfo/Idh/MocA family oxidoreductase — MTLRIGLLGASRIAPEAILTPAATMDDVVVTRVAARAPTRAEQFAAEHGLAGIERDYAALVRSEHVDLVYNGLPPHAHLEWTLAAVSAGKAVLCEKPFAMNTAEAARMVRAGQDASQPVIEAFHYRFHPLMDRTLALLEAGVIGEPTRLEAHFDVPIPYRPGELRHTLKVGGGALMDLGCYPVHWVRTIMGAEPAVREAQAVQERPGVDTSMRAVLDFDGIPATVSCSMDANLPPKISARLHVEGTGGHLTIDNPIAPHQGHRLSWQPRNGPAQSEQVPGHSTYWHQLRHVKAVLEGTAAPITGGEDATANMATIDAIYTAAGMTPRGGGQQAP, encoded by the coding sequence ATGACCCTGCGGATCGGACTGCTAGGCGCATCGCGCATCGCCCCGGAGGCGATCCTGACTCCCGCCGCCACCATGGACGATGTGGTGGTGACGCGGGTGGCCGCACGCGCGCCGACGCGCGCGGAGCAGTTCGCTGCCGAGCACGGGCTCGCCGGCATCGAGCGCGACTACGCGGCCCTGGTGCGCAGCGAGCACGTCGATCTCGTGTACAACGGCCTGCCGCCCCACGCGCACCTGGAGTGGACCCTCGCCGCCGTCAGCGCGGGCAAGGCCGTGTTGTGCGAGAAACCCTTCGCCATGAACACGGCCGAGGCAGCACGCATGGTGCGCGCCGGCCAGGACGCCTCCCAGCCGGTGATCGAAGCCTTCCACTACCGCTTTCATCCCCTGATGGATCGCACGCTCGCGCTTCTCGAGGCAGGCGTGATCGGCGAACCCACCCGCCTCGAGGCCCACTTCGACGTGCCCATTCCCTACCGCCCCGGCGAGCTGCGGCATACGCTCAAGGTGGGCGGGGGCGCGCTGATGGACCTCGGTTGCTATCCGGTCCATTGGGTGCGCACGATCATGGGCGCTGAGCCCGCCGTACGGGAGGCACAGGCGGTGCAGGAGCGTCCCGGCGTCGACACCTCCATGCGCGCCGTGCTCGACTTCGACGGCATCCCCGCCACCGTGTCCTGCTCCATGGATGCGAATCTCCCACCGAAGATCAGCGCTCGTCTGCACGTGGAAGGCACCGGCGGACACCTCACCATCGACAATCCCATCGCTCCCCACCAGGGCCATCGGCTGAGCTGGCAACCACGCAACGGCCCGGCACAATCCGAGCAAGTGCCCGGCCACTCCACCTACTGGCACCAGCTGCGCCACGTGAAGGCGGTGCTGGAGGGAACTGCCGCGCCCATCACCGGGGGCGAGGACGCCACGGCCAACATGGCGACCATCGACGCCATCTACACCGCGGCCGGGATGACCCCGCGCGGCGGCGGCCAGCAGGCGCCATGA